From Magnetococcus sp. PR-3, the proteins below share one genomic window:
- a CDS encoding amphi-Trp domain-containing protein, with product MKRNKSFTHKSLQDSKQVKKVLRALLKGVEEGTLTFGQGEDEVQLTPEGVMQMKVSASRDQGKQKMTLRLSWQEQENKPTRKSPSIKS from the coding sequence ATGAAGCGAAACAAGAGCTTCACCCATAAATCGCTGCAGGATAGCAAACAGGTTAAAAAAGTACTCCGAGCTTTGCTCAAAGGGGTCGAGGAGGGCACTTTGACCTTTGGTCAAGGTGAGGATGAAGTTCAGTTAACCCCCGAGGGGGTGATGCAGATGAAAGTATCGGCCAGTCGGGATCAAGGTAAGCAGAAAATGACCCTACGTTTAAGTTGGCAGGAGCAGGAGAACAAGCCCACGCGTAAGTCGCCCAGCATCAAAAGTTGA
- a CDS encoding histidine phosphatase family protein, whose protein sequence is MVVHYAALIRHGDYHQLKQTPSAWQPFALNEAGVQQALAGAPLVTQMLNEHDWVLDPVIDSSNLLRGWQTATIFSEQLTTPLAIESFDALAERSMGSAANLTVAQVEQILADDPRFDDPPAGWKSNSHYKLPLQGGESLLEAGQRVVDHIKQRMAQLPDEGPSRLKLFVGHGAAFRHAAFYLGVMSMEDIARYSMYHARPVVLQAGPQWRHHCGDWKVRQAHDQPLD, encoded by the coding sequence ATGGTTGTACATTATGCGGCACTGATCCGTCATGGTGACTATCATCAACTTAAGCAAACACCCAGTGCATGGCAGCCTTTTGCTTTGAACGAAGCCGGTGTACAACAGGCTTTGGCCGGGGCGCCATTGGTTACCCAGATGCTCAATGAGCATGACTGGGTCTTAGATCCGGTGATTGATAGTTCTAATTTACTGCGGGGTTGGCAGACCGCGACGATTTTTTCGGAGCAGTTAACCACCCCTTTGGCGATTGAAAGTTTTGATGCGCTGGCCGAGCGTAGCATGGGCAGTGCCGCCAACTTAACGGTGGCGCAAGTTGAACAGATTTTGGCAGATGATCCCCGTTTTGATGACCCTCCTGCGGGTTGGAAATCCAATAGCCACTATAAGTTGCCGCTGCAAGGTGGTGAATCGTTATTGGAGGCTGGCCAGCGGGTTGTGGATCATATTAAACAGCGTATGGCACAGTTACCCGATGAGGGGCCGTCGCGGTTAAAGCTGTTTGTGGGGCATGGCGCAGCCTTTCGCCATGCTGCCTTCTATTTGGGGGTGATGAGTATGGAAGATATCGCCCGTTACAGTATGTATCATGCCCGTCCTGTTGTCTTGCAGGCTGGGCCGCAATGGCGTCACCACTGCGGTGACTGGAAAGTACGTCAGGCACATGACCAACCACTTGACTAA
- a CDS encoding GAK system CofD-like protein, which produces MPTTPLTVTRAAAIPDKRRISRYRRSPELGPQLLFFSGGSALHTLSQQIRLYTHNSVHLVTPFDSGGSSAKLRQAFDMPAIGDLRHRMMALADDSEIGHEEIYRLFSHRLPQDASKKELEGELDDLCRGRHPLIAEIDNPMRRLIRIQLAFFQEAMPDKFDLRRASIGNLILAGGYLNNMEHLDPIVFLFSKLVGVRGTVRTVVNENLHLSVELADGSVVVGQHRMTGKETAPLKSPIRSMGLSRHPNKPIPAQALLQKFNRRMIVGADLICYPPGSFFSSLLANLLPSGVAEAIASNHCPKVYVPSLGHDPEMLGQEMDDQLQLLLNTLQQGMKNEVPATDFLQFILLDSRQKKQLPSEKVLKRVRKWGVQIIETPLTTNKQVDRYDPTLLAHALLSLT; this is translated from the coding sequence ATGCCTACCACCCCTTTAACGGTCACCCGTGCTGCAGCCATACCGGATAAACGGCGGATTAGCCGTTACCGCCGTAGCCCTGAACTGGGTCCTCAGTTGCTGTTTTTCAGTGGGGGCTCTGCGCTGCATACCCTCAGTCAGCAGATCCGTCTTTATACCCACAATTCCGTGCATTTGGTGACACCATTTGATTCTGGCGGAAGCTCGGCCAAGCTAAGGCAGGCTTTTGATATGCCAGCCATTGGTGATCTTCGGCATCGGATGATGGCGTTGGCGGATGACTCTGAGATTGGGCATGAGGAGATCTACCGGCTCTTTTCCCATCGTTTACCCCAGGATGCTTCCAAAAAAGAGCTGGAAGGGGAGTTGGATGATCTGTGTCGTGGGCGACATCCACTGATCGCTGAGATCGATAACCCCATGCGTCGCCTTATCCGTATTCAACTGGCCTTTTTTCAGGAGGCCATGCCGGATAAGTTTGATCTGCGTCGGGCCAGTATTGGCAACCTGATTCTGGCAGGGGGATACCTGAACAATATGGAGCATTTGGACCCGATTGTGTTCCTGTTCTCCAAGTTGGTTGGGGTGCGTGGTACGGTACGCACGGTGGTGAATGAAAATCTACACCTGAGTGTTGAACTGGCGGATGGTTCGGTGGTGGTTGGTCAGCACCGTATGACAGGTAAAGAGACTGCTCCATTAAAGTCCCCCATTCGCTCTATGGGTTTAAGTCGCCACCCCAATAAGCCTATACCTGCGCAAGCTCTGTTGCAGAAGTTTAACCGACGCATGATCGTTGGGGCGGATCTGATCTGCTATCCACCGGGCAGTTTTTTCAGCAGCTTGTTGGCCAACCTGCTGCCCAGTGGCGTGGCGGAAGCCATTGCCAGTAACCACTGCCCCAAGGTCTATGTACCCAGTCTGGGCCATGATCCAGAGATGTTGGGTCAAGAGATGGATGATCAGCTGCAACTGTTGTTGAATACCCTGCAGCAAGGGATGAAAAATGAGGTGCCAGCCACCGATTTTCTGCAGTTTATTCTGCTGGACAGCCGGCAAAAAAAACAGCTGCCTTCCGAGAAGGTGCTCAAGCGTGTGCGTAAATGGGGCGTGCAGATTATTGAAACCCCGTTGACCACCAACAAGCAGGTAGATCGCTATGATCCCACACTTCTGGCACATGCCCTGCTGTCCCTGACCTAA
- a CDS encoding metallophosphoesterase family protein has product MTNHLTKKRKYSRPSTRIPKYHGSEWFKAYYPMEAESWELGKRKSIVQDRSEHKKLETELVHRMSNGNWIWPEREILFFSDMHADAEAFLASLVASGGVRKTGPADDDFEITKVGRQAEFIIGGDCLDKGPSNLRLLRVVKALRKKKVRLHLLGGNHDVRFLQGIRCLDLKKETRTEHFFIRMGPKMVPFLKEIHDNYLQGRGALKGVPSARKCRSIFMPSKRWFDEFPKHAVWTMPDREVEREVGRIQAKLERFEKACDRVGLGPRDIYAAAQVWKRMFLKKRGEFSWFYKEMQMTLQRGSFLFLHAGLDDHLISHMDLLGVDGVNKLFKKQLLGDPFEFYYGFLTNAIRTKYRVCNRPLTRRGVEKLHEQKILALVHGHLNHHHGQRIMLRKGLINFECDTTMDRNTRSKEGLDGVGMGVTIFRPNKQVLGVSSDFPAIKLFVPPTGQE; this is encoded by the coding sequence ATGACCAACCACTTGACTAAAAAACGTAAATATTCCCGGCCTTCCACGCGTATTCCTAAGTATCACGGTTCCGAGTGGTTTAAGGCTTACTATCCCATGGAGGCTGAATCCTGGGAGCTGGGTAAGCGGAAATCCATTGTCCAAGACCGTTCTGAGCATAAAAAACTGGAGACAGAACTGGTGCACCGGATGTCCAATGGCAATTGGATCTGGCCGGAACGGGAAATTCTTTTTTTCTCGGATATGCATGCGGATGCGGAGGCTTTTCTAGCGTCATTGGTGGCATCGGGCGGGGTGCGTAAAACCGGCCCGGCTGATGATGATTTTGAGATCACCAAAGTTGGGCGGCAAGCAGAGTTCATTATTGGTGGCGACTGCCTGGATAAAGGGCCAAGTAATCTACGCTTACTTAGGGTGGTTAAGGCCTTACGTAAAAAAAAGGTGCGCTTACATCTACTTGGTGGCAACCATGATGTGCGTTTTTTGCAGGGCATTCGCTGTTTGGATCTTAAAAAAGAGACCCGCACGGAGCACTTTTTTATCCGTATGGGGCCCAAAATGGTGCCTTTTCTTAAAGAGATTCATGACAACTACCTGCAAGGACGTGGTGCGCTAAAAGGTGTGCCCAGCGCCCGTAAGTGCCGATCCATCTTTATGCCCTCCAAGCGTTGGTTTGATGAGTTCCCCAAACATGCGGTTTGGACCATGCCGGACCGGGAGGTTGAGCGTGAAGTGGGGCGCATACAAGCTAAACTGGAGCGGTTTGAAAAAGCGTGCGACCGGGTGGGGCTAGGCCCTCGGGATATCTATGCGGCTGCGCAGGTGTGGAAACGCATGTTTCTGAAAAAACGGGGGGAGTTCTCCTGGTTTTATAAAGAGATGCAGATGACGCTGCAGCGTGGCTCTTTTCTGTTTTTGCATGCAGGGCTTGATGACCACTTAATTAGCCATATGGATCTGTTGGGGGTTGATGGGGTCAATAAACTGTTTAAAAAGCAGCTGTTGGGGGACCCATTTGAGTTCTATTATGGCTTTTTGACCAATGCAATCCGGACCAAATATCGGGTCTGTAACCGTCCGCTGACCCGACGTGGCGTAGAAAAGTTGCATGAACAGAAGATCTTAGCCTTGGTGCATGGGCACCTAAACCATCACCATGGACAGCGTATTATGTTGCGCAAAGGCTTGATCAACTTTGAGTGCGACACCACCATGGACCGGAACACCCGTAGTAAAGAGGGGTTGGATGGTGTGGGGATGGGGGTTACCATCTTTAGGCCGAACAAGCAGGTTTTGGGCGTTAGCTCAGATTTTCCAGCCATTAAGCTGTTTGTACCACCGACGGGTCAGGAGTAA
- a CDS encoding glycosyltransferase family 4 protein → MSQTGGAGSSKQPRILVVYDYFSPAFRAGGPVVSLANLVRFLADKAQVSVFARNRDLDGSVLPVESDRWLAWPDGGQVLYAQQRWSFVGLWRAIRERQPDIIYINGVFSPVVSLMPLLVQPWVAPQSQLILAPRGMLQKQALAVKALKKRLYLSLLLFPLLRRRSVQIHVTGPEEAADLPLRIRANLATVPTQLGNLPRLNLPFRGVHLLGKPPSLVTMALISPMKNILPVLHALAHVEAPLHYHLYGPIKDRAYWQQCQQAAQNLPAHIQFTYHGALPHAQVPEVLARYDVAVQPSRSENFGHALFEAMMLGLPLLTSRHTPWNGLNEQGAGWNVPGEDVKALTEVLSAITHLEQSTFERMSRQARQVAQHYVEQQGLQQGYSDLFQLEPVT, encoded by the coding sequence TTGAGTCAAACAGGCGGGGCCGGCTCTTCAAAACAACCGCGTATTTTGGTGGTGTACGACTATTTTTCGCCTGCTTTTCGGGCTGGTGGACCGGTGGTATCGCTGGCCAACCTTGTTCGTTTTTTGGCGGATAAGGCTCAGGTATCGGTCTTTGCAAGAAATAGAGATCTGGATGGTAGCGTGCTTCCGGTTGAAAGTGACCGGTGGCTTGCGTGGCCCGATGGGGGACAAGTGCTCTACGCGCAGCAACGCTGGTCCTTTGTCGGTTTGTGGCGTGCGATCCGTGAGCGCCAACCGGATATCATCTACATCAATGGGGTATTCTCTCCCGTCGTTTCGCTCATGCCGTTGCTTGTTCAGCCTTGGGTCGCGCCACAGAGTCAACTGATCTTGGCGCCTCGGGGGATGTTGCAAAAACAGGCGCTGGCTGTAAAAGCCTTAAAAAAACGTCTCTATCTCTCCCTCCTGTTGTTTCCACTGCTACGCCGTCGGTCGGTACAGATACATGTGACTGGCCCGGAAGAGGCGGCAGACCTGCCCCTACGTATAAGGGCTAACCTTGCCACGGTACCGACCCAGTTGGGAAACCTCCCCCGGCTTAATCTGCCGTTTAGAGGGGTGCATTTGCTGGGTAAGCCGCCAAGCTTGGTCACCATGGCGTTGATCTCCCCCATGAAGAACATTCTGCCTGTTCTGCATGCGTTGGCCCATGTGGAGGCGCCTCTTCATTACCACCTCTATGGTCCGATCAAAGATAGGGCCTATTGGCAGCAGTGTCAGCAAGCGGCACAAAACCTGCCTGCACATATTCAGTTCACCTATCACGGGGCTTTACCCCACGCTCAGGTACCTGAGGTTTTGGCGCGCTATGATGTGGCTGTTCAGCCCAGTCGAAGTGAAAATTTTGGCCATGCGTTGTTTGAAGCCATGATGTTAGGCCTGCCATTGCTCACCAGTAGGCATACACCTTGGAATGGGTTGAACGAGCAAGGGGCAGGGTGGAATGTACCAGGAGAGGATGTTAAAGCACTAACCGAGGTACTTTCAGCCATCACACACCTTGAGCAGTCAACTTTTGAGCGTATGTCACGGCAAGCCCGTCAAGTTGCTCAGCACTATGTGGAGCAGCAGGGATTGCAACAGGGTTACAGCGATCTTTTTCAATTGGAACCGGTAACATAA
- a CDS encoding NUDIX domain-containing protein yields the protein MGRELWLLRHGAAENDLSVGDFDRPLSDPGKRDIQRLGVWMSLHDLIPDQVVASKAERALVSAQKLCRAMQRGTQGVTSDQALYTDEWQPLLTQIQSCDAKVERLLVVGHAPALEGLLRQLLGVDMPTQLHEEGLRFATLVRLRIEGAWQEVGTQTVQLLDVKEPHTLPRKFPFPSPSGDQRRKRPAYYYRQSSVIPYRMIDGQLHFMLVSSSKKKHWVVPKGIHEPGLSAQDSAAKEAMEEAGVRGEVSTQSLGHYTYKKWGGPTTCHVYSMAVTEVIPEAQWEERHRGRQWFSPEQAMEKVNQQELVPMMKMLVKQLLAES from the coding sequence ATGGGGCGAGAACTGTGGCTGCTCCGGCATGGTGCAGCAGAGAATGATCTGTCTGTCGGAGATTTTGACCGTCCACTCAGTGATCCGGGTAAGCGGGATATCCAACGGTTAGGGGTGTGGATGTCGCTGCATGATCTTATCCCCGATCAGGTGGTGGCCTCTAAAGCTGAACGGGCTTTGGTCAGTGCCCAAAAGTTGTGCCGTGCCATGCAGCGTGGCACCCAGGGTGTCACCTCAGACCAAGCGCTCTATACCGATGAGTGGCAACCGCTCTTGACCCAGATTCAGAGCTGTGATGCCAAGGTAGAGCGGCTGCTGGTGGTGGGGCATGCGCCTGCGCTTGAAGGGTTGCTGCGTCAGTTGTTGGGGGTTGATATGCCCACGCAACTTCATGAAGAGGGCTTGCGCTTTGCAACCTTGGTTCGTTTAAGGATCGAGGGCGCGTGGCAGGAGGTCGGCACACAAACCGTACAACTGCTGGATGTTAAAGAGCCCCATACGTTACCGCGTAAATTTCCTTTTCCCTCGCCATCGGGTGATCAGCGGCGCAAGCGGCCTGCCTACTATTACCGGCAATCTTCGGTTATACCTTACCGTATGATTGATGGGCAGCTTCATTTTATGCTGGTCTCATCCAGTAAGAAAAAACATTGGGTGGTACCTAAGGGGATTCATGAACCTGGCCTGAGCGCGCAGGACTCTGCCGCCAAAGAGGCGATGGAGGAGGCAGGGGTACGGGGTGAGGTGAGCACGCAATCGTTAGGCCATTACACCTATAAAAAGTGGGGTGGTCCAACCACGTGCCATGTCTATAGTATGGCGGTAACCGAAGTTATCCCGGAAGCTCAGTGGGAGGAGCGCCACCGTGGGCGTCAATGGTTTAGCCCGGAGCAGGCGATGGAAAAGGTTAATCAACAGGAGCTGGTTCCAATGATGAAAATGCTGGTCAAACAACTGCTGGCGGAAAGTTAA
- a CDS encoding GDP-mannose 4,6-dehydratase, with protein MKTALICGVTGQDGAWLSLLLLAKGYRVVGTSRDAQVATLTKLDLLGVREKIELRSMTPTDFRSVVQTLIQVEPDEIYNLSGQSSVGLSFQQPVETLESISQGTLNLLESMRMINKSIRFYNAGSSECFGDTGEQAADEETPFRPRSPYAVAKSASVWSVSNYREGYDMYACSGILFNHESWLRPARFVTSKVIKAAHRIAQGSGEQLQLGNIDISRDWGWAPEYVDAMWRILQQEKPEDFIIATGYTASLADFVAEAFAAFDLDWKAHTTSNPSLYRETDIRISRANPKKAQEQLGWEATLTMPDVVKRMVEAEKLLSQREQPCQTQPAPESLRR; from the coding sequence ATGAAGACCGCCCTCATTTGTGGCGTGACCGGGCAAGATGGTGCTTGGCTCTCTCTTTTGCTCTTGGCCAAAGGGTATCGGGTGGTGGGGACTTCTCGCGATGCTCAGGTCGCCACACTGACCAAACTGGATCTACTGGGGGTGCGGGAGAAGATCGAGCTACGCTCCATGACCCCAACAGATTTTCGTAGTGTGGTCCAGACATTGATCCAGGTTGAACCGGATGAGATCTATAATCTCTCGGGTCAAAGCTCTGTTGGGCTCTCTTTTCAGCAACCGGTGGAGACCTTGGAGAGTATCTCCCAGGGTACCCTTAATCTGCTGGAATCGATGCGTATGATCAATAAATCCATACGCTTTTACAATGCGGGATCCAGCGAATGTTTTGGTGATACTGGTGAACAAGCGGCGGATGAAGAGACCCCGTTTAGACCCCGTAGCCCCTATGCAGTGGCAAAATCAGCCTCGGTATGGAGTGTCTCGAACTACCGGGAAGGTTACGACATGTATGCCTGTTCCGGGATTTTGTTTAACCATGAGTCATGGTTGCGCCCCGCACGCTTTGTGACCAGTAAAGTGATTAAGGCAGCCCATCGCATTGCTCAGGGGAGTGGTGAACAGCTGCAGTTGGGTAATATTGATATCAGTCGTGATTGGGGGTGGGCGCCGGAGTATGTGGATGCCATGTGGCGTATCCTGCAACAGGAGAAGCCAGAAGATTTTATTATTGCGACCGGTTATACCGCCTCTTTGGCAGATTTTGTGGCCGAGGCTTTTGCCGCCTTTGATTTGGACTGGAAGGCCCACACCACCAGCAACCCCAGCCTATACCGTGAAACCGATATCCGCATTAGCCGCGCCAACCCCAAAAAAGCGCAGGAACAGTTGGGGTGGGAAGCAACGTTGACCATGCCCGATGTGGTCAAACGTATGGTGGAAGCTGAAAAACTTCTCTCCCAACGTGAGCAGCCCTGCCAAACCCAACCAGCCCCTGAAAGTTTGCGACGTTGA